In Candidatus Palauibacter scopulicola, one DNA window encodes the following:
- a CDS encoding CobD/CbiB family cobalamin biosynthesis protein, giving the protein MNATRRPPFAPGLGLVGALVLDRLLRQPRLHPVRAIGALLGGARRLRRSRGPLGSLVEGAAALAAVSGVAAAASRSLTARPGRSSRESSGSRLPATLLAAGTEALLLHPALALEPLAEAGERVAAALGAEDLDGARRHLAWDLVSRDTSTLDASHCASAAIESLAENLCDSVIAPACAYLAAGLSGAWVYRVVNTADAMFGYRTPDLIWYGKPAARADDLLNFVPARLAAVLIVMAAASRPLRRDGSRPAPGGVFHLLPREASRAAGPNAGWPMAAAALALGVRLHKPGVYTLNAAGARPDAGDIDAAATLIRRAAWLGVGLVVAARACRS; this is encoded by the coding sequence GTGAACGCGACGCGGCGGCCCCCATTCGCCCCGGGGCTGGGCCTGGTGGGGGCCCTGGTCCTCGATCGGCTGCTGCGCCAGCCCCGCTTGCATCCGGTGCGGGCGATCGGCGCGCTGCTGGGCGGTGCGCGCCGACTGCGGCGCAGCCGGGGACCGCTGGGGAGCCTGGTCGAAGGGGCGGCGGCGCTGGCGGCGGTGTCGGGCGTCGCCGCCGCGGCCTCGCGCTCGCTGACGGCGCGCCCCGGGCGCTCCTCCCGGGAGTCCTCCGGGTCCCGGCTGCCGGCCACCCTCCTGGCGGCAGGGACCGAAGCCCTGCTCCTGCATCCGGCGCTTGCCCTCGAGCCGCTTGCCGAGGCCGGGGAACGGGTGGCCGCCGCGCTCGGGGCCGAAGACCTCGACGGAGCGAGGCGCCACCTGGCGTGGGACCTGGTCAGCCGCGACACGAGCACGCTCGACGCCTCCCACTGCGCCTCCGCGGCGATCGAGTCGCTGGCCGAGAACCTCTGCGACTCGGTGATCGCGCCCGCTTGCGCCTACCTCGCGGCGGGCTTGTCCGGGGCCTGGGTCTACCGGGTCGTCAACACCGCCGACGCGATGTTCGGCTACCGTACTCCCGACCTGATCTGGTACGGGAAACCGGCGGCGCGAGCCGACGACCTCCTCAACTTCGTACCGGCCCGGCTGGCGGCCGTCCTGATCGTGATGGCCGCGGCGTCTCGACCGCTCCGCCGTGACGGGAGTCGCCCCGCGCCCGGCGGGGTGTTCCATCTCCTCCCGCGCGAAGCGTCCCGCGCGGCGGGGCCCAACGCCGGGTGGCCGATGGCCGCCGCCGCGCTCGCCCTGGGGGTCCGGCTCCACAAGCCCGGCGTCTACACGCTGAACGCCGCGGGCGCTCGACCGGACGCCGGCGACATCGATGCCGCCGCCACTCTGATCCGCCGCGCAGCCTGGCTGGGCGTCGGGCTCGTCGTCGCCGCGAGAGCATGCCGCTCGTGA
- a CDS encoding ABC transporter ATP-binding protein, whose amino-acid sequence MRETKASRDWRPVLEGRDLSFTHPRADEAAVRRISVSVSPGRLLAVVGPNGAGKTTLLKLLSGSLMPQEGGVTLDDRALSDLGDRERALAIAVVPQSESSPFPVTVREMVGMGRYAHLGAWERSGDRDRVVVEDAMARCAVAEFADRHLGELSGGERQRARIARALAQEAPVLLLDEPTAGLDLRYRMELFHLLRDLRAAGLGVLVITHDLNLAARFADRLVLLDRGRALARGAPDETLSRESLEAVYDWPLRVVPHPGPGSDTGAPQTVPLRRDDP is encoded by the coding sequence GTGAGGGAAACCAAGGCCTCGCGCGACTGGCGGCCGGTGCTGGAGGGTCGGGACCTGAGCTTCACCCATCCGCGCGCGGACGAGGCCGCCGTGCGCCGGATCTCGGTATCGGTCTCCCCGGGCAGGCTTCTCGCCGTCGTGGGTCCGAACGGAGCCGGCAAGACGACGCTGTTGAAGCTCCTCTCCGGATCCCTGATGCCTCAAGAGGGTGGAGTCACCCTCGACGACCGCGCGCTGTCCGATCTGGGCGACCGGGAACGGGCCCTTGCGATCGCCGTGGTGCCGCAGTCCGAGTCCTCCCCCTTCCCGGTCACGGTGCGGGAGATGGTGGGGATGGGGCGTTACGCGCACCTCGGCGCGTGGGAGCGCTCCGGCGACAGGGACCGCGTGGTGGTGGAAGATGCGATGGCGCGCTGCGCGGTTGCGGAGTTCGCGGACCGCCACCTGGGCGAACTCTCCGGCGGCGAGCGACAGCGGGCGCGGATCGCTCGCGCGCTTGCCCAGGAGGCCCCGGTCCTCCTCCTCGATGAGCCCACTGCCGGACTCGACCTGCGCTACCGCATGGAGCTCTTCCACTTGCTGCGCGACCTCCGGGCCGCCGGCCTCGGTGTGCTGGTCATCACTCACGACCTCAACCTGGCCGCGAGGTTCGCCGACCGGCTGGTGCTGCTCGATCGCGGACGCGCGCTGGCCCGGGGCGCCCCCGACGAAACGCTGTCGCGAGAGTCGCTGGAGGCGGTCTACGACTGGCCGCTCAGGGTGGTGCCGCACCCGGGACCCGGGAGCGACACCGGCGCACCGCAGACGGTCCCGCTCAGAAGGGATGACCCGTGA
- a CDS encoding iron ABC transporter permease: MTHTPRRLALLALVVLAAIALSISFGASGLGPGDLWRFLLGEADPTTRSILLQLRLPRAALAALVGGALGLCGCTFQALLRNPLAEPYVLGVSGGAAVGAVAVVVTGIGLRFPWMLPLGAFAGALAAMALVLAVARRASPGRMDTRVLILSGVIIGAFFNAVILLLLSLADVESFRSAIFWMMGNLSGADWASTGLLALLLVPGALAVLSLARAFNLLSRGEEVAFYLGASVQRVKLTAYLAASLMVAAAVAAGGVIGFVGLIVPHAVRLAWGNDHRLLLPASFLAGTAFLLLADTVARLVVAPAELPTGVVTAVAGVPFFVALLLRGGRR; this comes from the coding sequence TTGACGCACACTCCCCGCCGGCTCGCACTCCTCGCGCTGGTCGTCCTGGCGGCGATCGCGCTCAGCATCTCCTTCGGGGCCTCCGGCCTGGGTCCCGGGGACCTGTGGCGTTTCCTCCTGGGAGAGGCCGACCCCACCACCCGTTCCATCCTCCTCCAGTTGCGGCTGCCGCGGGCGGCTCTGGCAGCGCTCGTCGGAGGCGCGCTCGGTCTCTGCGGCTGCACCTTTCAGGCCCTCCTGCGCAACCCGCTCGCCGAGCCCTACGTACTGGGCGTCTCGGGCGGAGCCGCCGTAGGCGCGGTGGCCGTCGTGGTGACCGGCATCGGGCTGCGTTTTCCCTGGATGCTCCCCCTGGGCGCGTTCGCCGGCGCGCTGGCCGCGATGGCGCTGGTGCTGGCGGTCGCGCGGCGGGCCTCGCCCGGTCGGATGGACACGCGCGTCCTGATCCTGTCGGGCGTGATCATCGGCGCCTTCTTCAACGCGGTAATCCTGCTTCTGCTCTCGCTCGCCGATGTGGAGTCGTTCCGCTCGGCGATCTTCTGGATGATGGGGAACCTCTCCGGCGCCGACTGGGCTTCGACCGGGCTGCTGGCCCTGCTGCTCGTGCCCGGCGCGCTGGCCGTCCTGTCGCTTGCCCGGGCCTTCAACCTTCTCTCGCGCGGCGAGGAGGTTGCGTTCTACCTGGGCGCCTCCGTGCAGCGGGTGAAGCTCACCGCGTACCTGGCCGCGTCGCTGATGGTGGCCGCGGCGGTCGCGGCCGGCGGCGTGATCGGCTTCGTCGGGCTGATCGTTCCGCACGCCGTCCGGCTCGCGTGGGGGAACGACCACCGCCTGCTCCTCCCCGCTTCCTTCCTGGCCGGAACCGCCTTCCTCCTGCTCGCGGACACGGTGGCCCGGCTCGTGGTGGCGCCGGCCGAACTCCCCACCGGGGTGGTCACGGCCGTCGCGGGGGTCCCGTTCTTCGTGGCGCTGCTGCTGCGGGGGGGCCGGCGGTGA
- the cobO gene encoding cob(I)yrinic acid a,c-diamide adenosyltransferase, with amino-acid sequence MTQDDERSSDHSRPRCRPAPPETADPRSSTGDRADRHPKAPVPKQRTPGPYRVPPRERRTGLVILNTGDGKGKTTAALGTLLRARGRDMTVGMLQFLKTEGVKRGEHIAAEKLGVEIVPMGAGFTWLSERIAEDRALARECWAQCREVLDSGRYDIVIFDELTYPLAYGWLDHDEVLPAIRDRPAGTHVIITGRMATPELIEFADLVTEMKDVKHPYRTRGIGAQPGLEL; translated from the coding sequence GTGACCCAGGACGACGAGCGGAGTTCGGACCACTCCCGACCGCGCTGCCGTCCCGCGCCCCCGGAAACCGCCGATCCGAGGTCCTCGACCGGCGACCGGGCGGACCGGCATCCGAAAGCCCCGGTGCCGAAGCAGAGGACGCCCGGGCCCTACCGCGTCCCGCCCCGCGAGCGGCGCACCGGCCTCGTCATCCTCAACACCGGCGACGGCAAGGGGAAGACGACGGCCGCGCTGGGCACGCTGCTGCGCGCCCGCGGCCGGGACATGACCGTGGGCATGCTGCAGTTCCTCAAGACCGAAGGAGTGAAGCGGGGCGAGCACATCGCGGCCGAGAAGCTCGGGGTCGAGATCGTGCCGATGGGGGCCGGCTTCACCTGGCTGAGCGAGCGCATCGCAGAGGACCGCGCGCTGGCGCGCGAGTGCTGGGCGCAGTGCCGGGAGGTGCTCGACTCCGGGCGCTACGACATCGTGATCTTCGACGAGTTGACCTACCCCCTGGCGTACGGCTGGCTGGACCATGACGAGGTGCTGCCCGCGATCCGCGATCGTCCGGCCGGGACGCACGTGATCATCACCGGACGCATGGCCACACCCGAGCTCATCGAGTTCGCGGATCTCGTCACCGAGATGAAGGACGTCAAGCACCCCTATCGAACGCGCGGCATCGGGGCGCAACCCGGGCTGGAGTTGTGA
- a CDS encoding histidinol-phosphate transaminase, with protein MNWRPPRPDPRLAGAPPEFHGGPGYERDVEYPSVTADLSTNVNPYLPDEAVRRAVAGAPLDAYPDPASSGARARVAGVWGLDAERILLAPGASDLIYRIARCWIRPGDPAVVCGPTFGEYRRAVAVQGGEVHEVRGVAPGFRLPLERFCDRVARLRPPVAFLCTPNNPTGEALSDASVAQLADQMPAGTLLAIDESYRSFAEGRLAPPHLPHDDRVLHLRSFTKDLGVPGLRLAAAVAAPGILHPLACVAPPWSVSSVAQAALRTALAPRALAGLEDSLIRIAARRRSLSAALARRGWRPGPSATGFILAAVPDAAATTHALRLRGVRVRHAASFGLPGHIRVAVRRRAEEERFLAALDEIAASDEIATPDEIATPDEIAAPDGIAAHTTAGGPS; from the coding sequence GTGAACTGGCGTCCTCCGCGCCCCGACCCCCGCCTCGCCGGCGCGCCGCCGGAGTTCCATGGCGGGCCGGGGTACGAGCGGGACGTGGAGTATCCCTCCGTAACCGCCGACCTCAGCACCAACGTCAACCCGTACCTGCCGGACGAGGCCGTGCGCCGGGCCGTAGCCGGCGCTCCGCTCGACGCCTATCCCGATCCGGCTTCGAGCGGGGCGCGCGCGCGGGTGGCGGGCGTCTGGGGGCTCGACGCCGAGCGCATCCTCCTCGCGCCCGGAGCCTCCGACTTGATCTACCGGATCGCCCGCTGCTGGATTCGCCCCGGCGATCCGGCGGTCGTGTGCGGCCCCACCTTCGGCGAATACCGCCGCGCCGTCGCGGTCCAGGGCGGGGAAGTCCACGAGGTGCGAGGGGTCGCTCCGGGCTTCAGGCTGCCGCTCGAACGGTTCTGCGACCGCGTCGCGCGGCTCCGTCCGCCGGTCGCCTTCCTGTGCACTCCCAACAACCCCACCGGCGAAGCCCTCTCCGACGCGAGCGTCGCTCAGCTTGCCGACCAGATGCCCGCCGGGACGCTCCTCGCGATCGACGAGTCCTACCGCTCCTTCGCGGAGGGACGCCTCGCGCCACCCCACCTGCCCCACGACGACCGCGTCCTGCACCTGCGCTCCTTCACCAAGGATCTTGGCGTACCCGGGCTGCGCCTCGCCGCCGCCGTCGCGGCGCCCGGGATCCTCCACCCGCTCGCATGCGTCGCGCCGCCCTGGTCCGTGTCCTCCGTCGCCCAGGCCGCGCTCCGGACGGCGCTTGCTCCGCGCGCGCTCGCCGGGCTTGAGGACAGTCTCATCCGCATCGCAGCGCGGCGCCGGTCTCTGTCCGCGGCGCTCGCCCGGCGCGGGTGGCGTCCGGGCCCCTCCGCCACCGGCTTCATCCTGGCGGCGGTCCCCGATGCAGCCGCCACCACCCACGCCCTCAGGCTTCGGGGCGTCCGCGTGCGTCACGCGGCCTCCTTCGGGCTTCCGGGGCACATTCGGGTCGCGGTTCGGCGGCGCGCCGAGGAGGAGCGCTTCCTCGCCGCGCTCGACGAGATCGCCGCCTCGGACGAGATCGCCACTCCAGACGAGATCGCCACTCCAGACGAGATCGCCGCTCCGGACGGGATCGCCGCACACACAACCGCAGGAGGACCCTCGTGA